In a genomic window of uncultured Flavobacterium sp.:
- the bioD gene encoding dethiobiotin synthase, which yields MKIFVTGISTDVGKTIASSVIVESLEADYWKPIQAGDLDNSDSHKIQSKISNLKSKIFENAYKLNTPASPHLAAEIDEITIDLKEIKEPETENHLVIEGAGGIFVPLNETDTIIDLIKPDYKVIVVSRHYLGSINHTLLTIEAIRNRGFEVAGIIFSGSENKSTESLILNKTGIKSIGRIDEEPYFDQNVIREYAELFRENLLALEKSKI from the coding sequence ATGAAAATATTCGTAACAGGAATTTCAACGGATGTTGGTAAAACCATAGCTTCCTCAGTTATTGTTGAGTCTTTAGAAGCTGATTATTGGAAACCCATCCAGGCAGGAGATTTAGACAATTCAGACAGTCACAAAATCCAATCTAAAATCTCCAATCTAAAATCTAAAATTTTCGAAAACGCTTATAAGTTAAATACGCCTGCAAGTCCGCATTTGGCTGCAGAAATAGATGAAATTACAATTGATTTAAAGGAAATAAAAGAACCGGAAACGGAGAATCATTTAGTAATCGAAGGCGCCGGAGGAATTTTTGTTCCGCTAAATGAAACGGATACAATTATAGATTTAATCAAACCCGATTATAAAGTAATTGTTGTTTCGAGACATTATTTAGGAAGTATCAATCATACTTTATTAACGATCGAAGCAATTCGGAATCGTGGTTTTGAAGTTGCAGGGATTATCTTTAGCGGAAGCGAAAACAAATCTACTGAAAGTTTGATTCTGAATAAAACTGGTATAAAATCCATTGGAAGAATTGATGAAGAACCGTATTTCGATCAAAATGTAATTCGCGAATATGCTGAATTATTTAGAGAGAATTTGTTGGCTCTAGAGAAATCTAAAATCTAA
- a CDS encoding RNA polymerase sigma factor, which produces MKEREQEFLNRIEKHKGILYKVSKMYMDNHDDQQDLFQEIVCQLWKSYDSFRNESQFSTWMYRVAVNTAIVFLRKEKRKVDKYEIASENIKDDEGDSHIKESQIDHFYKAVQKLEKIDKAIIFYQLEGFSHKEIGDNLGISEGNARVKLNRAKEKLKEIIKNQGYGF; this is translated from the coding sequence TTGAAAGAAAGAGAGCAAGAATTTTTAAATAGGATCGAAAAGCACAAAGGAATCTTGTACAAAGTTTCTAAGATGTATATGGATAATCATGATGATCAACAAGATTTGTTTCAGGAGATTGTTTGTCAACTTTGGAAATCGTATGATTCCTTTAGAAATGAAAGTCAGTTTTCGACCTGGATGTATCGCGTTGCCGTAAATACTGCCATTGTTTTCCTTAGAAAAGAAAAACGAAAGGTGGATAAATACGAAATCGCTTCAGAAAACATTAAGGACGACGAAGGTGACTCACATATAAAAGAAAGTCAGATTGATCACTTTTATAAAGCTGTTCAAAAACTGGAAAAAATTGATAAAGCAATCATTTTTTATCAACTCGAAGGTTTCTCACACAAAGAAATAGGAGATAATCTTGGAATTTCTGAAGGAAATGCCAGAGTGAAATTAAACAGAGCAAAAGAAAAATTAAAAGAAATTATTAAAAATCAAGGATATGGATTTTAA
- a CDS encoding TraB/GumN family protein, producing the protein MKKIFTLAIVAFALIFSGTAKAQTKSPKLENSLLWEVSGNGLSKPTYLYGTIHMICSGDYFLSDKTKKAFDVSEKLVLEINFNDPKEMSDMQQMAMGKEPLTKKLSPEQISKLDAILKKSAGMTIQQVDAFSLVTVMSLISMKTFGCNDLKFYEMDFIEKAKAKNKEIAGLETVKSQFKSLEDAYSDNEMIAMLEESDTELTKEMVVAYKQENLEDLYKVTTTENVMNDKAKQHMLYERNLNWVKTLPEMMKKESLFVAVGSAHLAGDLGLINLLKKAGYTVKPVMK; encoded by the coding sequence ATGAAAAAAATATTTACATTAGCAATAGTAGCATTTGCATTAATTTTTAGCGGAACAGCAAAAGCGCAGACAAAATCTCCAAAACTTGAAAATTCACTTTTGTGGGAAGTATCTGGAAACGGATTGTCAAAACCAACTTATTTGTATGGAACGATTCATATGATTTGTTCAGGAGATTATTTTCTATCGGATAAAACAAAAAAAGCATTTGATGTCTCTGAGAAATTAGTTTTGGAAATTAATTTTAATGATCCAAAAGAAATGAGCGATATGCAGCAAATGGCAATGGGGAAAGAACCTTTAACTAAAAAACTAAGTCCGGAACAAATATCCAAATTAGATGCGATCCTGAAAAAATCAGCCGGAATGACTATTCAGCAAGTAGATGCTTTTAGTTTAGTGACGGTGATGAGTTTAATTTCGATGAAGACTTTTGGCTGTAATGATTTGAAATTCTATGAAATGGATTTTATCGAAAAAGCTAAGGCTAAAAATAAGGAAATTGCCGGATTAGAAACGGTGAAATCTCAGTTTAAATCCTTAGAAGATGCTTATTCTGATAATGAAATGATTGCTATGTTGGAGGAATCAGATACGGAATTAACCAAAGAAATGGTGGTAGCTTACAAACAGGAAAATTTAGAAGATTTATATAAAGTTACAACTACTGAAAATGTAATGAATGATAAAGCAAAACAACATATGCTTTACGAAAGAAATTTAAATTGGGTAAAAACTTTACCTGAAATGATGAAAAAAGAAAGCTTATTTGTAGCAGTTGGATCTGCGCATTTGGCGGGTGATTTAGGATTAATTAATTTATTGAAAAAAGCAGGATATACAGTAAAACCAGTAATGAAATAG
- a CDS encoding GxxExxY protein, translating into MIDLLHKEISKPILGIFYDVYNELGYGFLEKVYQNAMYFELIAQGYKVEAQKQIKVFYKNQLVGDFYADLLVEDTIIVELKACEHLINSHVAQLMNYLKSTEIEVGLVLNFGETPDFKRLVYTNNRKLNLKNLR; encoded by the coding sequence ATGATTGATTTACTGCACAAAGAAATTTCTAAACCTATCTTAGGTATATTTTATGACGTTTACAATGAACTTGGTTATGGTTTTCTTGAGAAAGTATATCAAAATGCAATGTATTTTGAATTGATAGCGCAAGGTTATAAAGTAGAAGCTCAGAAGCAGATAAAGGTATTTTACAAAAACCAATTAGTGGGCGATTTTTATGCTGATTTGCTAGTTGAAGATACTATAATTGTAGAGCTAAAAGCATGTGAACATCTTATAAATTCGCATGTTGCTCAATTAATGAATTATTTAAAATCTACAGAAATTGAAGTTGGATTAGTTTTGAATTTTGGTGAAACTCCGGATTTTAAAAGATTAGTTTACACCAATAACAGAAAGCTAAACCTAAAAAATCTGCGATAA
- a CDS encoding pyridoxal phosphate-dependent aminotransferase family protein yields MKLPENLIQKLENRKQNNSLRQLPSFNNLVDFSSNDYIGFSKSEAIFKQAHHYLIENEIIQNGATGSRLISGNHSLYQIAETFIAQFHDAESALIFNSGYDANVGFFSALPQRNDVILYDELSHASIRDGIVMSNAKSYKFNHNDFEDLERLIVKFPDTTIYIVTETVFSMDGDSPNLEELVALSEKYNCYLVVDEAHTLGVFGEKGEGLMQYLELHNRIFARIMTFGKGLGCHGAAVLGSTELKEYLVNFARSFIYTTGLSPHSVSTILTAYYQLDLEAETIEKLRQNIVLFNQQKNLLGLKPMFVRSKSAIQSAIIPGNENVKRLAQQLQDKGFDVKAILSPTVPEGQERLRFCIHSYNSEVEINQILELLGNFVF; encoded by the coding sequence ATGAAATTACCGGAAAACCTGATTCAAAAGCTCGAAAATCGAAAGCAAAATAATTCGTTAAGACAATTGCCAAGTTTTAATAATCTTGTCGATTTTTCTTCAAACGATTATATTGGATTTTCAAAATCTGAAGCTATATTTAAACAGGCACATCATTATTTAATCGAAAATGAGATTATTCAAAATGGTGCAACCGGTTCGAGATTAATTTCGGGAAACCATTCCTTATACCAAATTGCAGAAACTTTTATCGCACAATTTCATGACGCTGAATCGGCTTTAATCTTTAATTCGGGTTATGATGCCAATGTTGGTTTTTTTAGCGCTTTACCGCAACGAAACGATGTTATTTTGTATGATGAATTAAGTCATGCTTCTATTCGCGACGGAATCGTAATGTCGAACGCAAAATCATATAAATTCAATCACAATGATTTTGAAGATTTGGAACGCCTTATCGTAAAATTTCCCGACACAACCATTTATATTGTTACCGAAACTGTTTTTTCTATGGATGGAGATTCTCCAAATTTAGAAGAACTTGTTGCGTTGTCTGAAAAATACAATTGTTATCTTGTAGTTGACGAAGCGCATACTTTGGGGGTTTTTGGAGAAAAAGGCGAAGGTTTGATGCAATATTTAGAATTGCATAATAGAATTTTTGCAAGAATCATGACTTTCGGAAAAGGTTTGGGATGTCATGGCGCTGCAGTTTTAGGAAGCACAGAACTGAAAGAATATCTGGTAAACTTCGCCCGAAGCTTTATTTATACCACAGGATTATCTCCACATTCGGTTTCTACAATTTTAACAGCATATTATCAACTTGATTTAGAAGCCGAAACAATCGAAAAACTGCGTCAAAATATTGTACTTTTCAATCAGCAGAAAAATTTATTAGGTTTAAAGCCAATGTTTGTTCGAAGTAAATCAGCCATACAATCTGCGATTATTCCGGGTAACGAAAATGTAAAACGTTTGGCTCAACAACTACAAGATAAAGGTTTTGATGTAAAGGCAATACTTTCGCCTACAGTTCCGGAAGGGCAAGAACGCCTTCGTTTTTGCATTCACAGTTATAATTCAGAAGTGGAAATTAATCAGATCTTAGAATTATTAGGAAATTTCGTATTTTAG
- a CDS encoding DUF2975 domain-containing protein: MKNNNKLVTVLYIISRLSFRTFQLVLLFAIIFEFIPNGSLGGFNSISHHSKGYLVKTQIQLSIPDTLILFNNKEARTSGTSAKRTDKESNADFNKIKNDKKINKTYQVNNYDVYNYSDKDFYAKKKFDNIEPQGDSSGFNVLINPKNYFFKAAILVKNYLPLLLALFVSYHLMRLFKQLRTNFAFDQLLNNRIRIIGYSFISFQIINMIISIITTQYLSTINYYHYIPKVENSNFQFMKLNTYVEYNWQTLFMGLCLVVLAKLLSYGYDLQNENDLTI; encoded by the coding sequence ATGAAAAACAACAACAAATTAGTAACGGTACTTTATATTATATCGCGATTAAGTTTTCGCACCTTTCAGCTTGTTCTATTATTTGCCATAATTTTTGAATTTATTCCAAATGGAAGTTTAGGAGGATTCAATTCTATTAGTCATCATTCAAAAGGATATTTAGTAAAAACCCAAATTCAGTTAAGTATTCCAGACACCTTAATTTTATTTAACAATAAAGAAGCAAGAACAAGCGGAACATCTGCAAAAAGAACGGATAAGGAATCGAATGCGGATTTTAATAAAATAAAAAATGATAAAAAAATAAACAAAACCTACCAAGTCAATAATTATGATGTTTATAATTATAGTGATAAAGATTTTTATGCTAAAAAGAAATTTGACAATATAGAACCACAGGGTGACAGTTCAGGTTTTAATGTTCTAATTAATCCCAAAAATTACTTTTTTAAAGCTGCTATATTAGTAAAAAATTATCTTCCATTACTTTTAGCATTATTTGTCAGCTATCATCTTATGCGATTGTTCAAACAGTTAAGAACTAATTTTGCATTTGATCAATTACTAAACAACAGAATCCGAATTATAGGATATTCGTTTATATCATTTCAAATTATAAACATGATAATTAGTATTATAACGACGCAATATTTATCAACTATAAACTATTATCACTATATTCCAAAAGTTGAAAATTCAAACTTTCAATTCATGAAGCTAAATACTTATGTTGAATATAACTGGCAAACACTCTTTATGGGATTATGTCTAGTCGTTTTAGCAAAATTATTGAGCTATGGATATGATCTTCAAAATGAAAATGACTTAACAATATAA
- a CDS encoding helix-turn-helix transcriptional regulator — MPIIVNLDVMLAKRKMRSNELAERIGITTANLSVLKTGRAKAIRFSTLELICEVLECQPGDIMEFVKDE, encoded by the coding sequence ATGCCAATCATTGTGAATCTTGATGTAATGCTTGCGAAAAGAAAAATGCGTTCAAACGAACTAGCAGAACGAATTGGCATTACTACAGCGAATCTTTCTGTCCTGAAAACAGGAAGAGCAAAGGCTATTCGGTTTTCTACTCTAGAACTTATTTGTGAAGTTCTTGAATGTCAACCCGGAGATATTATGGAGTTTGTTAAGGATGAATAA
- a CDS encoding DUF3667 domain-containing protein, with translation MKIICKNCETPNYPDFNYCPECSQKVNLHRISPHEVFHEAVHYFTHADKGIFQLIRDLALKSGLVAREYINGKRKKYFAPLNFFLLVAAIFVFISNIPKETPPVDIQKENQELSAISDPIQKEKIIHLYERKEKMLHFMRKYSNLMAMMALPLTAFFFWLFYKKENYNYTEHLVAGMYMLGFCILVNTLLILPISLLFHLSGNYQALFFLLFQLFYFTLFYYKFINKSAKLQFAKAFGISAFGIIAWAIISGLTVNAYVSSGFWGIVQ, from the coding sequence ATGAAAATTATTTGTAAAAACTGCGAAACACCTAATTATCCAGATTTCAATTATTGTCCTGAATGCAGCCAAAAAGTTAATTTGCATCGTATAAGTCCGCACGAGGTTTTTCATGAAGCTGTTCATTATTTCACACATGCTGACAAAGGTATTTTTCAACTTATTAGGGACTTAGCCTTAAAAAGTGGACTTGTAGCCAGAGAATATATCAATGGCAAAAGAAAAAAGTACTTTGCTCCGCTTAATTTTTTCTTATTGGTTGCTGCTATTTTTGTTTTCATTTCTAATATCCCAAAAGAAACACCTCCTGTTGATATTCAAAAAGAAAATCAGGAACTCAGCGCTATTTCAGATCCTATCCAAAAAGAAAAGATCATACATCTTTATGAACGAAAAGAAAAAATGCTTCATTTCATGAGAAAGTATTCAAATCTAATGGCGATGATGGCATTACCGCTTACTGCATTTTTCTTTTGGTTGTTTTATAAAAAAGAAAACTACAACTATACAGAACATTTAGTCGCAGGAATGTACATGTTAGGCTTTTGTATATTGGTCAATACACTTTTAATTTTGCCTATTTCTTTATTATTCCATCTCTCAGGTAATTATCAGGCATTGTTTTTTCTACTATTTCAACTCTTTTATTTCACGCTCTTTTATTACAAGTTTATAAATAAAAGCGCTAAACTTCAATTTGCAAAAGCTTTTGGAATAAGTGCTTTCGGGATTATCGCTTGGGCAATTATCTCCGGATTAACTGTGAATGCATATGTTTCCAGCGGCTTTTGGGGAATTGTACAATAA
- a CDS encoding F0F1 ATP synthase subunit epsilon — translation MILEIVSPEAKLFSGEVTAVTLPGVDGSFQILNHHAPIVSILEKGTIKIAAPSFNFPKEVASKFTKVNDQTYTLEITSGTIEMKDNKIIVLVD, via the coding sequence ATGATTTTAGAAATAGTATCACCAGAGGCAAAATTATTTTCAGGAGAAGTAACAGCTGTTACATTGCCTGGAGTTGATGGAAGCTTTCAAATATTGAATCACCACGCGCCTATCGTTTCTATTTTAGAAAAAGGAACTATTAAAATTGCAGCGCCAAGTTTCAATTTTCCTAAAGAGGTAGCGAGTAAATTCACGAAAGTAAATGACCAAACCTATACATTAGAGATTACGTCAGGTACTATCGAGATGAAAGACAATAAAATTATTGTATTAGTTGACTAA
- the atpD gene encoding F0F1 ATP synthase subunit beta, with protein MSKVIGKVAQIIGPVVDVVFNGKDVELPKIYDSLEITKKDGTLLVLEVQSHIGENTVRTISMDSTDGLSRGYEVVGTGNPIQMPIGPDVYGRLFNVIGDAIDGLGNLPKTGENGLSIHRQAPRFEDLSTSSEVLFTGIKVIDLIEPYAKGGKIGLFGGAGVGKTVLIQELINNIAKGHGGLSVFAGVGERTREGNDLLREMLESGIIKYGDDFMHSMENGGWDLSKVDMPGMRESKATFVFGQMNEPPGARARVALSGLSIAEYFRDGAGTDQGKDVLFFVDNIFRFTQAGSEVSALLGRMPSAVGYQPTLATEMGAMQERITSTNKGSITSVQAVYVPADDLTDPAPATTFAHLDATTVLSRKIAELGIYPAVDPLDSTSRILTPQILGNEHYDCAQRVKEILQKYKQLQDIIAILGMEELSEEDKLSVSRARRVQRFLSQPFHVAEQFTGIPGVLVDIKDTIKGFNMIIDGELDHLPEAAFNLKGSIQDAIEAGEKMLAEA; from the coding sequence ATGTCAAAAGTAATAGGAAAAGTTGCTCAAATCATTGGACCAGTAGTTGACGTAGTTTTCAACGGTAAAGATGTTGAACTTCCAAAAATTTATGATTCACTAGAAATCACTAAAAAAGATGGAACATTATTAGTTCTAGAAGTGCAATCTCACATTGGAGAAAACACTGTTCGTACCATTTCTATGGACTCTACAGACGGTTTGTCAAGAGGATATGAAGTAGTTGGAACTGGTAATCCAATCCAAATGCCAATCGGTCCAGATGTATATGGAAGATTATTTAATGTAATTGGAGATGCAATTGATGGTTTAGGAAACTTGCCAAAAACAGGAGAAAACGGTTTGTCAATTCACAGACAAGCACCTAGATTTGAAGATCTATCAACTTCATCAGAAGTTTTATTCACAGGTATTAAAGTAATCGATTTGATCGAGCCTTATGCAAAAGGAGGTAAAATTGGATTGTTTGGTGGTGCAGGTGTTGGTAAAACAGTATTGATTCAGGAGTTAATCAACAATATCGCAAAAGGTCACGGTGGACTTTCAGTATTCGCAGGAGTAGGAGAAAGAACACGTGAAGGAAATGACTTACTTCGTGAGATGTTAGAGTCAGGAATTATTAAATATGGTGATGATTTCATGCACTCTATGGAAAATGGAGGATGGGATTTATCTAAAGTAGATATGCCAGGAATGAGAGAGTCTAAAGCTACTTTCGTTTTCGGACAAATGAATGAGCCTCCTGGAGCTCGTGCTCGTGTGGCACTTTCAGGATTATCTATCGCTGAGTATTTCCGTGATGGAGCTGGAACTGATCAAGGTAAAGACGTATTGTTTTTCGTTGATAACATCTTCCGTTTTACACAAGCAGGTTCTGAGGTATCAGCACTTTTAGGACGTATGCCTTCTGCAGTAGGATACCAACCAACTCTAGCAACAGAGATGGGAGCTATGCAAGAGCGTATTACATCTACAAACAAAGGATCTATTACATCTGTACAAGCGGTTTACGTTCCTGCGGATGACTTAACTGACCCGGCGCCGGCAACAACGTTTGCTCACTTAGATGCAACAACAGTATTGTCTCGTAAAATTGCTGAGTTAGGTATTTATCCAGCGGTTGACCCGTTAGATTCTACTTCAAGAATTTTGACTCCTCAAATCTTAGGAAATGAGCATTATGACTGTGCACAAAGAGTAAAAGAAATTCTTCAAAAATACAAACAATTGCAAGATATTATTGCGATCTTAGGTATGGAAGAATTATCTGAAGAAGATAAATTGTCAGTATCTAGAGCACGTCGTGTTCAACGTTTCTTATCTCAACCTTTCCACGTAGCGGAACAATTTACAGGTATTCCTGGAGTTTTGGTTGACATTAAAGATACTATCAAAGGATTTAACATGATTATCGACGGTGAGTTAGATCACCTTCCAGAAGCAGCTTTCAACTTGAAAGGTTCTATTCAGGATGCTATAGAAGCTGGAGAAAAAATGTTAGCTGAAGCTTAA
- a CDS encoding G-D-S-L family lipolytic protein, translating into MIKNFKWLLLVSLTFVACNSDDNATTVVDSSDGLPLTAGSANFSKYVALGNSLTSGFSDGALFKKGQEGAYTNILAQQFKLVGGGEFKIPYTNDNIGGLLFGGQVNPAFGPRLYFNGTAPVPVSGSSTTEVLNPAIPAAGPYNNTGVPGAKSFHLLSPTYGAAAGLANGTANPYYVRFAPNGSTSVLAYAMSQAPTFFSLWIGNNDVLGYATSGGDGSNPITPASGAPGVGFDGTYGALVTTLTSTGAKGVVANIPYVTSIPFFKTVPYNPLTAKVLGGGSEAVGAATINALNAQLYGPLNQALTAFGAGTRISLLSATGSNPLLIKDESLTNLSAQLTAAFTPTLGAQKAAFYGAIFGQARQATATDLVLLTTQSAIGAAPTAANSGLGIAPPAPLDKFGITYPLQDKYVLIPTEVAELKTATDAFNATIKSLADSKGLAFVDANAIMKKIDEGGIVANNYTMLSTFVTGGTFSLDGVHPSPRGYAFIANKFIEAINAKYGSNLKGVDVGKYPILYPAVLP; encoded by the coding sequence ATGATAAAAAATTTCAAATGGCTTTTATTGGTTTCGTTGACCTTTGTAGCCTGTAATAGTGATGACAACGCTACAACAGTAGTAGATTCGTCTGATGGATTGCCTTTGACTGCCGGTTCTGCTAATTTTTCAAAATATGTTGCATTAGGAAATTCTTTAACTTCGGGGTTTAGTGATGGTGCATTGTTTAAAAAAGGTCAGGAAGGAGCTTATACTAATATTTTGGCACAACAATTTAAACTTGTTGGAGGCGGAGAATTTAAAATTCCATATACAAATGATAATATAGGAGGATTGCTTTTTGGAGGACAGGTGAATCCGGCTTTTGGGCCAAGATTGTATTTTAATGGTACAGCGCCGGTTCCGGTAAGCGGATCGTCTACAACAGAAGTTCTGAATCCTGCAATTCCTGCAGCCGGACCATATAACAATACAGGAGTTCCGGGTGCTAAGAGTTTTCATTTATTGTCTCCTACTTATGGAGCGGCAGCTGGTTTGGCAAACGGAACAGCAAATCCCTACTATGTGCGTTTTGCTCCAAACGGATCAACATCTGTATTGGCTTATGCAATGAGTCAGGCGCCAACCTTCTTTTCTTTATGGATTGGAAATAATGATGTATTGGGATATGCAACTTCGGGTGGAGATGGCTCAAACCCAATTACGCCGGCTTCTGGTGCGCCAGGTGTTGGTTTTGATGGAACTTATGGAGCTCTTGTGACTACTTTGACTTCGACAGGAGCAAAAGGAGTTGTGGCTAATATTCCATATGTAACTTCAATTCCGTTTTTTAAGACAGTTCCTTATAATCCTTTAACAGCAAAAGTTTTGGGAGGAGGCAGTGAAGCTGTTGGTGCGGCAACGATTAATGCTTTGAACGCGCAACTTTACGGGCCGTTAAACCAAGCGTTAACTGCTTTTGGTGCAGGAACAAGAATTAGCTTATTGTCTGCAACAGGATCAAATCCGCTATTGATAAAAGATGAGTCTTTAACAAACTTGTCTGCTCAGTTAACAGCTGCTTTTACACCTACTTTGGGTGCTCAGAAAGCTGCTTTCTATGGTGCGATTTTTGGACAAGCTCGTCAGGCAACAGCAACAGATTTAGTTCTTTTGACAACACAATCAGCAATTGGTGCGGCTCCAACAGCGGCGAATTCTGGATTAGGAATAGCGCCACCGGCACCATTAGATAAATTTGGAATCACATATCCGTTACAAGATAAATATGTTTTGATTCCAACAGAAGTTGCAGAATTAAAAACAGCAACAGATGCATTTAATGCAACTATAAAATCACTTGCAGATTCTAAAGGTCTTGCTTTTGTAGATGCAAACGCGATTATGAAGAAAATTGATGAAGGAGGAATTGTAGCTAATAACTACACAATGTTGTCAACATTTGTAACAGGAGGAACTTTCTCTTTAGACGGTGTTCATCCATCGCCAAGAGGTTATGCTTTTATCGCAAACAAATTTATTGAGGCGATCAATGCTAAATATGGATCAAACTTAAAAGGTGTAGATGTAGGTAAATACCCAATTCTATATCCGGCAGTATTACCGTAA